The following coding sequences lie in one Glycine max cultivar Williams 82 chromosome 19, Glycine_max_v4.0, whole genome shotgun sequence genomic window:
- the LOC106797373 gene encoding uncharacterized protein: MELNTKAHYTLRCALSNNEYNKICRLKTTKEIWDSLNINYEGTKDVQLRKIVTLTRHYESFPMKEGEHVDDMFRRLQVLLNDLEALRHTFTKARINLKILDSFPKAFKHRFNPELKKNLIPFGMLFTQIIRNVGVNVFGIAPSAGAF, from the exons ATGGAGCTAAATACAAAAGCTCATTATACTCTGAGATGTGCTTTGTCCAACAATGAGTATAACAAGATCTGTAGACTAAAGACAACCAAAGAGATCTGGGACTCACTGAACATCAATTATGAAGGGACAAAAGAtgttcaattaagaaaaattgtcACACTAACAAGGCATTATGAGAGCTTCCCCATGAAAGAAGGAGAACATGTGGATGATATGTTTAGAAGACTTCAAGTGCTTCTAAATGATCTTGAAGCTCTAAGGCACACCTTCACCAAAGCTCGGATAAATCTGAAGATCCTAGATAGCTTTCCCAAG GCCTTCAAGCATCGATTCAACCCTGAACTCAAGAAAAACCTTATTCCCTTTGGTATGTTGTTCACTCAGATTATAAGGAATGTTGGAGTTAATGTGTTTGGGATAGCACCGTCTGCTGGAGCCTTTTAG
- the LOC100799897 gene encoding probable metal-nicotianamine transporter YSL6 — protein MGTETSSVDISEPLLLDPHGNEEKEEYLREEVPEWKEQITIRGLVVSAVLGSLFCIITHKLNLTVGIIPSLNVAAGLLGFFFVRTWTGLLTKMGFFTKPFTRQENTVIQTCVVACYGLAFSGGFGSSLIAMDERTYELIGPDYPGNRAEDVKDPGLGWMMGFMFVVSFLGLFSLVPLRKVMVMDYKLTYPSGTATAMLINSFHTKTGAELAENQVRQLGKYLSISFLWSCFKWFFSGIGDSCGFDNFPSFGLTLFKNTFYFDFSPTYVGCGLICPHLVNCSVLLGAIISWGFLWPFVSEHAGDWYPADLGSNDFKGLYGYKVFISIALILGDGIYNLIKIILITITEMWRASSKQLPVVTEVQDDESSQLQSEEKRRDEVFLKDRIPTWFAASGYVGLAAISIATIPIIFPPLKWYLVLCSYILAPALAFCNSYGTGLTDWSLASTYGKIGLFIIAAAVGQNGGVIAGVASCAVMMSIVATAADLMQDFKTGYLTLSSAKSMFVSQLIGTAMGCVIAPLTFWMFWTAFDIGSPDGPYKAPYAVIFREMAILGVQGFSELPKYCLEMCGGFFLAALVINLLRDVTPKKFSQYIPIPMAMAVPFYIGAYFAVDMFVGTVILFVWERLNRKDAEDYAGAVASGLICGDGIWTIPSAILSILRIDPPICMYFGPSTSS, from the exons ATGGGCACAGAGACCTCATCGGTAGATATTTCGGAACCCCTGCTCTTGGATCCTCACGGGAACGAGGAAAAGGAAGAGTATTTGCGCGAAGAGGTTCCGGAGTGGAAGGAGCAGATAACGATAAGAGGGTTGGTGGTGAGTGCTGTGTTGGGGAGCTTGTTCTGCATCATCACCCACAAGCTAAATCTCACCGTTGGGATCATCCCTTCTCTTAATGTTGCTGCTGGCTTGTTGGGGTTCTTCTTTGTGAGGACCTGGACTGGGTTGTTGACCAAGATGGGATTTTTCACCAAGCCCTTTACTAGGCAAGAGAACACTGTTATTCAGACCTGTGTTGTTGCTTGCTATGGCCTTGCCTTCAGtg GGGGGTTTGGTTCATCCTTGATTGCCATGGATGAGAGAACATATGAACTCATAGGCCCTGATTACCCTGGTAATAGAGCTGAAGATGTTAAAGACCCAGGCTTGGGTTGGATGATGGGTTTTATGTTTGTTGTCAGTTTCCTTGGACTTTTTAGTCTTGTACCACTTCGTAAG GTTATGGTCATGGATTATAAGCTTACATATCCCAGTGGGACAGCCACAGCTATGCTAATCAACAGTTTCCATACAAAAACTGGAGCAGAACTTGCAGA GAACCAAGTTCGGCAGCTTGGGAAGTATCTAAGCATAAGTTTCTTGTGGAGTTGCTTTAAGTGGTTCTTCAGTGGTATTGGGGATTCATGTGGATTTGACAACTTCCCTAGCTTTGGTTTGACACTATTTAAGAACAC ATTCTACTTTGACTTCAGTCCAACCTATGTTGGATGTGGTCTTATCTGTCCTCACCTAGTCAATTGTTCAGTTCTCCTTGGAGCTATTATATCATGGGGCTTTCTGTGGCCTTTCGTCTCTGAGCACGCTGGGGACTGGTATCCAGCTGACCTTGGTAGCAACGATTTCAAAGGTCTTTATGGATACAAG GTATTCATATCTATTGCTCTGATTTTAGGGGATGGCATTTACAATCTGATAAAGATTATACTGATAACCATTACGGAGATGTGGAGGGCAAGCTCCAAACAGCTTCCTGTTGTGACAGAGGTTCAAG ATGATGAGAGTTCTCAACTGCAATCAGAAGAAAAGAGGAGGGATGAAGTATTCTTGAAGGACAGGATACCCACCTGGTTTGCAGCCTCTGGATATGTGGGCTTGGCTGCGATATCCATAGCAACAATACCAATTATCTTCCCTCCTCTCAAATGGTACTTGGTTCTGTGCTCTTACATCCTCGCCCCCGCCCTTGCCTTCTGCAACTCTTACGGTACTGGCCTCACAGATTGGAGTCTGGCATCCACTTATGGAAAGATCGGTCTTTTCATCATTGCTGCAGCAGTAGGCCAAAATGGTGGTGTAATAGCTGGGGTGGCATCTTGTGCTGTGATGATGTCAATTGTCGCAACTGCTGCTGATCTCATGCAAGATTTCAAGACAGGTTACCTCACCCTCTCATCGGCAAAGTCCATGTTTGTGAGCCAATTGATCGGAACAGCGATGGGTTGTGTAATTGCTCCTCTCACATTCTGGATGTTTTGGACTGCCTTTGATATTGGCTCACCTGATGGCCCTTACAAAGCACCATACGCTGTTATATTCAGGGAAATGGCCATACTTGGTGTTCAGGGATTCTCAGAGCTTCCGAAGTACTGCCTGGAAATGTGTGGTGGTTTCTTTTTGGCAGCCTTAGTTATCAACCTTCTAAGGGATGTCACTCCTAAGAAATTCTCACAGTACATACCTATCCCAATGGCAATGGCAGTTCCTTTTTACATTGGTGCTTACTTTGCAGTTGATATGTTTGTTGGAACTGTGATATTGTTTGTATGGGAGAGGTTGAATAGAAAGGATGCAGAAGACTATGCTGGAGCAGTTGCTTCTGGACTGATATGCGGTGACGGGATATGGACAATTCCTTCTGCAATCCTTTCTATTTTGAGGATTGATCCCCCAATCTGTATGTACTTTGGCCCTTCCACAAGTAGCTGA